DNA from Verrucomicrobiia bacterium:
AAACACGTTGCCCTAACCAATACTCCGGAGGATTCGCATTTAACTCAGCCGCGGTAATATCCGGCCTATCCGGCGAATCAGGCACCGTAGCACAACCCACGACAAATAATGACATCCCAAAAATTAAAAAAAAGTTTTTCATTTTTTCCTCTTAATTACTCTGTGGTTAAGTTAATTCGTCCACTTTCCATTTTTACTTGATAAAAATGGCAAAGCTCCTGAAGAATAATCGGTCTTTCCAATCGCTCCCACCATCTTCACACCCGTCGTCTCTCGAAATTTTTGAGAATAATATTCACCCGAATGACAACCCCAGCTTTGAGTCTTCGCATCTCGCGCAAAAATGCCTCGCTTTAACTCACTCAAATCTCGCGTGTGCAAAAACACCACAGAACACGCATCAATTTCATTACTATAATCAAACATCCAATTCGCTTTATTACTATGCCCAAAAAAATCCAAAGACTGAATCGGTTGCTGATGACGATCTTGCCCTTCATTCAAATAACGAATCAAAGTTTCCGCCTCATCAAACCACATCAATCGCACTCCCAACTCCTGAGCTTTCGCTTCCACCTGCCCAATTAAATCTTGTCCTTCTTCTACAGAACGTCGTTGATAAGAAGGTCGATAAACCACCCAGGTCAGTAAATCATCAGCACCTTTTTCCTGTTGAATTTGTTGCAAACGAATTCCAGCACTTTTAATAAAATTCCCCCAATAAACATCATGTGTTGGATTGCGCTCTTTTTCCCATTTTCTTAACGCTGGCCCCCCGCTGACCACAATATATTCATCGGCACAAGCTAAACTTGCACTCAACAACAAACTAAAAAACAAAAATTTAAAGTATGATTTCATAAGATTTAACCGCAGAGAACGCTGAGGGTCGCAGAGGTTCTTCGTTTAATTCATTAACAACCCGTAAAATTCCCTCTTTCAAACGAGTTACATGAAAATTTAAAAGCAATCCAACAGAAATTTGACTTAATTTTAAATAAGTTAGCAACTGGGCTTTATGAATAGGCAATAACTCATTGACACATTTAACTTCAACAATCACTTTGTTTTCCACGAGAAGATCAATGCGATAGGCCGCATCGATCTTTATACTTTTATAGACAATTGGCAAAGGAATCTGCGTCATGACATTTAAGTCACATTGATGTAATTCGTAGAGCAAACACTTTTCATAAGCACTTTCTAATAACCCAGGACCAAGAGCAGAATGAACTTTCATAGCCGCACCCAAGATTTTTTGCGTTAGTTCATTTAAATTCATTTCTCTCTGCATCCTCAGCGTCCTCTGCGGTTAAAACTAAACATTTGTCACTTCCTGCTTTTCCAGCGGCTCCTGCCATTTGCCATGCTCACGAATCAGATCCACCAAACGATCCACCGCCTCCGCCTCAGGGATGTTAAATTTTACCGGCGTTTTTCCAACATAAAGATTAATCTTACCCGGAGCACCCCCCACATAACCAAAATCCGCATCTGCCATTTCCCCAGGACCATTCACAATGCAACCCATAATCGCAATTTTCACTCCTTTTAAGTGATCCGTGCGACTTTTAATTCGCGCCGTGACCGTTTGCAAATTAAATAAAGTGCGCCCACAACTCGGACATGCGACATAATCCGTTTTAAAACTGCGACATCCAGCCGCTTGCAAAACATTATAAGCCAAACGCAAAGAAGCGCCCGCGCCCGGTTCTCGTCGCACCAAAATCGCATCCCCAATTCCATCACACAACAACGCGCCCAACGTAGTGGATGCAGCCAATAATGCTTTTACAGGATCCGGCTTTTCTTGAGAAACCTCCAATGTGTCCTTAAGAAGAATAGGATTCGTCGCACCAATTTGATCCAATCGCGCTGCTAACAAACGAAACGCGGCAATAGGATTCAATTCCACCCCATCCGCCACGGTCACTAACTGGCCTTCAGCCGGTTTTTCAAATTCTTCCAAAGGCGAAAGCTCAACGATATCGAGTTTTTCATAAATACCCTCCGGCTTCACATCATCACCCGGTTTAATCCGTGGCGCTACCTTATCCCAAACCTGTTGTGGCACCACCACACGCACCAATTCCTCACCTCCAAACCGCGTGCCCTCCTGCTCAACAACATGTGTCGAACGACGTGTGAAATGAAAAGGATCGCGTTTCTCAACAATATTCAAATGCGTCACATCCATAGCATTTTTCGATAAAACAGGAATCTGCTCAATCAACGCTTCGCAAACCGGAATTTCATGTGGACTATCTTCCGTCAAACTCACACGAATCGTGTCGCCTACACCTTCCTGAAGCAACGTGCCAATACCAATCGCACTCTTAATGCGACCATCCTCTCCCTCGCCCGCTTCAGTCACGCCCGTGTGAATAGGATAATTCCAATCCTGCCCCTCCGCTTCCAGTTTAGTCACCAACAAACGATAAGCCTCAATCATCACCTTCGGATTCGACGCCTTCATCGAAAACAAAAAGTTATGAAAATCATAATGACGCGCGATTCGCGCAAACTCCAAAGCGCTTTCCACCATTCCCAACGGCGTGTCACCAAACCGATTCATGATGCGATCCGATAAAGAGCCGTGATTCGTCCCGATTCGCATCGCAATCCCACGACGCTTACACAACTCAACCAAAGGTCGAAAAGCCCCCTCCAGCCTCCCGACTTCCTCAGCATAGACTTCATCGGTGTATTCTTTAACAACAAACTTTTTCTTATCGATAAAATTGCCCGGATTAATTCGCACCTTTTCCACCCATTGGGCTGCCTCCATAGCCGCCTCCGGTTTAAAATGAATATCCGCCACCAATGGAACGGCAACACCCCGTCGATTCAGTTCTTCACGAATATTTTTTAAATTCGCCGCATCTTTCACAGTTGGCGCAGTAATACGCACGATCTGACACCCTACCTTTACCAAATCCATCGTCTGCTGCACACAGGCATCGGTATCCATCGTGTCACATGTTAACATGGACTGACGCACGATAGGATTAGCGCCTCCAATTCGCACCTGACCAACTGTAATTTCTCGAGTTTTGCGGCGTCGATAAAAAAAAGCCGGTTGAGGATAATTCATAATTAACGCCTATCTATTTTATGGATTGGTAGGTTCAGGTTCTGCAACAAATTCAATTTTTTCCTGCTTTTTAGCTTCGTCCCCTGCCTTTTTCAATTCCGAAAACATCTTCAAACCGCGTGTGGCATCAAAAAAAGTCACATAAAGCATGAAAGAAATCAAAATTATCGCAAAGGCCGATTGCAAAGCCGAAACCAAACGTGCCGGTAAAGGTCGACGAATCACACCCTCGATCGCCGACAATAAAATATGCCCCCCATCCACAACAGGAATAGGCAGTAAATTCACAATAGCCAAATTAATATTAAGCACCACACTAAACCATAACACCAAACGAATATCCTCTCGCAACAACATCAAATACATCATCAAAATACCCAACGGCCCGCTCATATGCTTAATCTTAATATCAGAATTCGGATCAGTAATAGCGCCCATCGTTTTTTTTACCGAAATTAAACTATCCAAAACCAACTGAATGGGCGACGGATGCACAATCGTCAACAAATCCTGTTTCCAACTTATCCCGACAAACGGCTCCGTAGCGCCTTGAGGAATCTGCGGCGTAAAAACACCATCATACTCCTTCCCATCGCGTAAATAACTAAAGCTTAAAGGCTGGTTATTATGCTTTACTACCACATCACTAAACAGAATGGGATGATAAACTTTCTTGCCATCAATACGGATAATTTCATCCCCTACCCGTAACCCTGCCATAGTTGCAGGCGAATTTTCCAATACCTCCCCCACTACCAATCGAACTGCTGGCATAATACCAACCCGACGAATTCCCACTGCGTCATCTTTTGTAGGCTGAATCAAAGTTGTCACCAATTCCGACACGCCATT
Protein-coding regions in this window:
- a CDS encoding GxxExxY protein, with the translated sequence MNLNELTQKILGAAMKVHSALGPGLLESAYEKCLLYELHQCDLNVMTQIPLPIVYKSIKIDAAYRIDLLVENKVIVEVKCVNELLPIHKAQLLTYLKLSQISVGLLLNFHVTRLKEGILRVVNELNEEPLRPSAFSAVKSYEIIL
- the ispG gene encoding (E)-4-hydroxy-3-methylbut-2-enyl-diphosphate synthase; this encodes MNYPQPAFFYRRRKTREITVGQVRIGGANPIVRQSMLTCDTMDTDACVQQTMDLVKVGCQIVRITAPTVKDAANLKNIREELNRRGVAVPLVADIHFKPEAAMEAAQWVEKVRINPGNFIDKKKFVVKEYTDEVYAEEVGRLEGAFRPLVELCKRRGIAMRIGTNHGSLSDRIMNRFGDTPLGMVESALEFARIARHYDFHNFLFSMKASNPKVMIEAYRLLVTKLEAEGQDWNYPIHTGVTEAGEGEDGRIKSAIGIGTLLQEGVGDTIRVSLTEDSPHEIPVCEALIEQIPVLSKNAMDVTHLNIVEKRDPFHFTRRSTHVVEQEGTRFGGEELVRVVVPQQVWDKVAPRIKPGDDVKPEGIYEKLDIVELSPLEEFEKPAEGQLVTVADGVELNPIAAFRLLAARLDQIGATNPILLKDTLEVSQEKPDPVKALLAASTTLGALLCDGIGDAILVRREPGAGASLRLAYNVLQAAGCRSFKTDYVACPSCGRTLFNLQTVTARIKSRTDHLKGVKIAIMGCIVNGPGEMADADFGYVGGAPGKINLYVGKTPVKFNIPEAEAVDRLVDLIREHGKWQEPLEKQEVTNV
- the rseP gene encoding RIP metalloprotease RseP, translating into MMWEVLVWIGIIIAVFLLFGLTIFVHELGHFLFALARGMVVERFAVGFGPPVWKKKIKGVDWCVCAIPFGGYVSLPQMAPMEMLEGESKLDKGELPVAKPMDKIWAALGGPLFSALFGIFLAVIVGGVGRPIQESRMTTVIGYVEPDMPAAKAEIPLEPGDKILAIDNKPVTDYAVTPNSVVEAIAFSRRSKIQFDVERILPNGVSELVTTLIQPTKDDAVGIRRVGIMPAVRLVVGEVLENSPATMAGLRVGDEIIRIDGKKVYHPILFSDVVVKHNNQPLSFSYLRDGKEYDGVFTPQIPQGATEPFVGISWKQDLLTIVHPSPIQLVLDSLISVKKTMGAITDPNSDIKIKHMSGPLGILMMYLMLLREDIRLVLWFSVVLNINLAIVNLLPIPVVDGGHILLSAIEGVIRRPLPARLVSALQSAFAIILISFMLYVTFFDATRGLKMFSELKKAGDEAKKQEKIEFVAEPEPTNP